From one Saprospiraceae bacterium genomic stretch:
- a CDS encoding DUF5005 domain-containing protein, whose amino-acid sequence MIRKIFSVLIWSLFILMGSAQSISRVDTGFTQLFRRTSGWTAGDATISLELPDQRSLWFFGDSYLNNVTSINGQQRLPCIFSVRNAVMVQAGKNFSTLLDTAAKGLARTFFKTSDNVANDPVIWPNKGYIHKDTAFIFLSRVNSSFQYQDGYLAKMTIPDLKIISLSKNPSIPDGYNFGVSVLKNLKGDSLYIYGVKPGFLSFDAFLARCPINKVLGTWDYYTGKGWSSSSDDLKKLPGTNFSVSPQYSIFPFKGKYYLVTQEVGFLTCNLGREIYGFQSTSAFGPFTDRQVLYTIQDTLFGDYMKTYNAEVHLQFSDSCTFLVSYNVNGACKSECNGLVGSIPADSYRPKFVRVPWSILDPALNCSPVTKSVDFPESEFFQLFPNPSSGQIEIKIKPVNQTISIDLFNIYGQLIRTYNVPNQSDHIKLDIKESGVLYLRLRTKDHYLVKKLMVQH is encoded by the coding sequence ATGATCAGAAAAATATTTAGTGTTTTGATATGGTCTCTTTTCATTTTAATGGGATCAGCTCAATCTATTTCCCGGGTAGACACGGGATTTACCCAATTATTTCGGCGCACATCAGGGTGGACTGCAGGTGATGCCACCATATCGCTGGAATTGCCAGATCAAAGGTCGTTATGGTTTTTTGGTGACAGCTATCTCAATAATGTAACTTCGATAAATGGGCAGCAAAGATTACCCTGTATATTCAGTGTACGCAATGCTGTAATGGTTCAGGCTGGCAAAAACTTCAGTACTTTATTGGATACTGCTGCAAAAGGATTGGCACGAACATTTTTCAAAACCAGCGACAATGTGGCAAATGATCCGGTTATCTGGCCAAATAAGGGGTACATCCATAAAGACACTGCTTTTATATTCCTTTCGAGAGTAAATAGTTCATTTCAATATCAGGATGGCTATTTGGCAAAGATGACTATACCAGATTTAAAAATTATAAGCCTTTCAAAAAATCCTTCCATACCCGATGGCTATAATTTTGGAGTATCCGTATTAAAAAATTTAAAAGGTGACTCATTGTATATTTATGGTGTGAAACCAGGTTTTCTGAGTTTTGATGCCTTTCTGGCACGTTGTCCAATCAACAAGGTATTAGGGACTTGGGATTATTATACTGGAAAAGGATGGTCATCTTCCTCCGATGACCTTAAAAAACTCCCAGGTACTAACTTTTCAGTTTCCCCACAATATTCAATCTTCCCATTCAAAGGAAAATATTATTTAGTCACACAGGAAGTAGGATTCCTTACTTGTAATCTTGGGAGGGAGATATATGGATTCCAATCTACTTCTGCTTTTGGTCCGTTTACTGACCGCCAGGTATTGTACACTATCCAGGACACTTTATTTGGTGACTATATGAAAACCTATAATGCTGAAGTACACCTACAATTTTCAGACAGTTGTACTTTTTTGGTTTCTTATAATGTCAATGGAGCTTGCAAGTCAGAATGTAATGGATTGGTGGGATCAATACCTGCAGACAGCTATCGGCCTAAATTTGTACGGGTGCCATGGTCTATACTTGATCCGGCATTAAATTGTTCCCCAGTTACAAAATCAGTGGACTTTCCTGAATCAGAATTTTTCCAACTTTTTCCAAATCCTTCTTCAGGCCAAATAGAAATCAAAATCAAACCTGTAAATCAAACTATTAGCATCGATCTGTTCAACATCTATGGCCAACTTATCAGGACATATAATGTGCCAAACCAATCAGACCACATAAAATTGGATATAAAAGAATCAGGAGTGCTTTACCTTAGACTGAGGACAAAAGATCATTATTTGGTGAAAAAATTGATGGTGCAACATTGA
- the ligA gene encoding NAD-dependent DNA ligase LigA: MPTLSNQNIVLTQDLLHVPSDHLLDRGRLCYDQLKTVLQFHEHRYYILNDPLISDFEYDQLYKKLEYIEEKQPEWVTSDSPTQRVSTDLSTDLPTVAHLVPMLSLANSYDEADLLEFDTQVKKLCKLPNETKVTYCVEPKYDGGSIALIYEDDMLVRAATRGNGVQGEEMTPNARAIRTIPLKVPFKKMGIARAELRGEALIRKDSFMKINLKRTEDGLAPFANARNAATGGLRTKDSQETSRRGIEAVIYQVGYLEDAFGQEVKKFTTHDAGIHALDKMGFKVPTIEFKVCQGIGEVVQFCHQWQDQRDDFYYEIDGMVVKVNDIAQQEQCGYTSHHPRWAIAFKFKAKQATSRLINVEYQVGKIGTITPVAKLEPVQVGGVTVSSVSLHNEDFINAKDLYLGDMIIVERSGDVIPYIVKSLPEYRKGNEVKIVFPTYCPVGATHGKSVKLIREEDQAFWICPDCQCGAQDLEKYIFHVSKNAMDIEGFGPSIMERFVRQGWIHNLADIYRLDYDKISTLEGFGKKSAIKLQENIEKAKSNPIQRLLHSLSIHHLGKRASQLIAERVQYVLDLKDWTETNFTDIPEIGPVVTKNVMDWFADPNHISMLQEMETLGVNMYQTVEDKPKAIAADAPLAGKTILFTGSLTKMTRDEAQEMAEKAGAKNISAVSGKLGILVVGENAGSKLDKAKALGTVEIWTEQEFLDKVK, translated from the coding sequence ATGCCCACACTATCAAATCAAAACATAGTCTTAACACAAGACCTCCTTCATGTACCCTCTGATCACCTTTTAGACCGGGGTCGTCTATGTTACGATCAACTAAAGACTGTCCTTCAATTTCATGAGCATCGCTACTATATCCTCAATGATCCCCTGATCAGCGACTTTGAGTATGATCAACTCTATAAAAAACTGGAGTATATTGAAGAGAAACAGCCTGAATGGGTCACCAGCGATTCACCCACACAACGGGTGTCTACCGATTTGAGCACTGATTTACCTACGGTAGCCCATTTGGTTCCGATGCTGTCACTCGCCAACTCTTACGACGAAGCGGATCTGTTGGAGTTTGATACCCAGGTGAAGAAATTATGTAAGCTCCCCAATGAGACCAAAGTGACCTATTGTGTAGAGCCTAAATATGACGGCGGCAGTATCGCGCTCATATATGAGGATGATATGCTGGTGAGAGCAGCTACTCGTGGCAATGGGGTCCAGGGAGAAGAGATGACTCCCAATGCCCGGGCCATTCGCACCATACCGCTGAAAGTGCCTTTTAAGAAAATGGGCATCGCCAGGGCAGAGCTGCGGGGTGAAGCTTTGATCCGTAAGGATAGTTTTATGAAGATCAATCTTAAACGCACCGAAGATGGCCTGGCACCCTTTGCCAATGCACGAAATGCAGCCACCGGGGGCCTTCGCACTAAAGACTCGCAAGAGACCTCCAGGAGAGGGATCGAAGCGGTGATCTACCAGGTAGGCTACCTTGAAGATGCCTTTGGACAAGAGGTGAAAAAGTTTACAACCCATGATGCAGGTATACATGCGCTGGACAAAATGGGATTTAAGGTGCCTACCATTGAGTTTAAAGTATGTCAGGGTATTGGGGAAGTGGTTCAGTTTTGTCATCAATGGCAGGACCAACGGGATGATTTTTATTATGAGATTGATGGTATGGTGGTCAAAGTAAATGACATCGCTCAACAAGAACAATGTGGCTATACCTCCCATCACCCACGCTGGGCCATCGCCTTCAAGTTCAAAGCAAAACAAGCCACCAGCCGATTGATCAATGTAGAATACCAGGTAGGTAAAATCGGCACTATCACTCCGGTAGCCAAACTCGAACCAGTACAGGTGGGGGGGGTCACTGTATCTTCAGTATCCCTGCACAACGAAGATTTTATCAATGCTAAAGACCTGTATCTTGGTGATATGATCATCGTGGAAAGGTCCGGTGATGTCATACCTTATATTGTAAAATCTCTGCCGGAATACCGTAAAGGAAATGAGGTTAAAATAGTTTTTCCCACCTATTGTCCTGTAGGAGCCACTCATGGAAAATCGGTCAAGCTTATTCGGGAGGAAGATCAGGCATTTTGGATCTGCCCTGATTGCCAATGTGGTGCGCAGGATCTGGAGAAATACATCTTTCATGTATCCAAAAACGCGATGGATATCGAAGGTTTCGGCCCTTCTATCATGGAGCGATTTGTACGACAGGGGTGGATTCACAATCTGGCAGATATCTATAGACTTGACTACGATAAAATATCCACGCTGGAAGGATTTGGCAAAAAATCTGCCATCAAACTCCAGGAAAACATCGAAAAAGCTAAATCCAATCCAATCCAACGCCTACTCCACAGCTTGAGTATCCACCACCTGGGAAAGCGTGCATCTCAACTCATCGCCGAGCGGGTGCAATATGTCCTGGATCTAAAAGACTGGACAGAGACCAATTTTACAGATATTCCTGAAATCGGTCCGGTGGTGACCAAAAATGTGATGGACTGGTTTGCCGATCCTAACCATATCAGCATGTTGCAAGAGATGGAAACCCTTGGTGTCAATATGTATCAGACTGTCGAAGACAAACCCAAAGCCATCGCTGCTGATGCGCCACTTGCTGGTAAGACCATATTATTCACAGGCAGCCTGACTAAAATGACTCGCGATGAAGCCCAGGAAATGGCGGAGAAAGCGGGTGCAAAAAACATTAGTGCGGTGAGTGGCAAGTTGGGTATCCTTGTCGTCGGTGAAAATGCGGGTAGTAAATTGGACAAAGCGAAAGCACTGGGAACTGTGGAGATCTGGACGGAGCAAGAATTTTTGGATAAGGTGAAGTAA
- a CDS encoding MFS transporter encodes MQNDPFASLRIKKFQYFVLGRLFFITGLRMMSTIVAWWLYEVTRDPLAIGLVGLAEVIPAVGLALYAGHVIDTRERTSILKVSLGLYAFTFLLIFTLTTHLVQHHLEQKQWILILYGLIFITGGIRAFSGSSFVSILAQIVPYERLTNAITINSGVFLISAITGHAAGGLLIALSGVEGASLISFIFVLTAALIVSRLEKLPISNPAVRAGTLESVKEGLRFVYKTKDLLAAMTLDLFAVLFGGAVAMVPAFAKDILNVGPSAFGWLNAASDIGSMITIVALTLRPLARNQGKILMYAVAGFGAAIIVFGLSKSYLLSFVALFFSGMLDGISTIIRGTIAQLKTPNELKGRVMSVNSMFISSSNEMGQFESGVAGKLLGLVPSVVFGGSMTLIVVIMTWWKAPKLKKLEY; translated from the coding sequence ATGCAAAACGACCCTTTCGCTTCGCTGCGAATCAAAAAATTTCAATACTTTGTACTCGGCAGGTTATTTTTTATCACTGGCTTGCGAATGATGTCGACCATCGTAGCCTGGTGGCTATATGAAGTGACCCGGGATCCGCTTGCGATAGGTTTAGTAGGACTTGCAGAGGTGATTCCTGCAGTGGGTTTGGCACTTTATGCCGGGCATGTGATCGATACCAGGGAGCGAACTTCCATCCTTAAAGTCTCCCTGGGACTGTATGCGTTCACATTCCTTTTGATTTTCACGCTGACTACTCACTTGGTACAGCATCATTTGGAGCAAAAACAATGGATTCTGATATTATATGGGTTGATATTTATCACTGGAGGTATCAGAGCCTTTTCCGGTTCATCTTTTGTATCTATTTTGGCTCAAATAGTACCTTACGAACGACTGACCAATGCGATTACGATCAACAGTGGGGTTTTTCTGATCTCTGCTATTACCGGCCATGCAGCTGGTGGATTGTTGATTGCCTTGTCAGGAGTAGAGGGAGCATCCTTAATATCTTTTATTTTTGTGCTGACAGCAGCTTTGATCGTTTCACGCCTCGAAAAGCTACCTATATCCAATCCCGCTGTCCGAGCCGGCACTTTGGAAAGCGTCAAAGAGGGACTTCGGTTTGTCTATAAAACCAAGGATCTTTTGGCTGCGATGACCTTGGATCTATTTGCGGTATTATTTGGTGGAGCGGTGGCTATGGTGCCGGCATTTGCCAAAGATATATTAAATGTAGGGCCCTCAGCCTTCGGCTGGCTCAATGCTGCCAGTGATATCGGTAGCATGATCACCATAGTTGCCCTCACATTAAGACCGTTGGCACGCAATCAAGGCAAGATCCTGATGTATGCGGTGGCTGGATTCGGAGCGGCAATCATCGTATTTGGTTTATCAAAATCCTATTTGCTATCATTTGTAGCACTTTTCTTCAGCGGAATGCTGGATGGCATCAGCACCATCATAAGGGGCACCATCGCCCAATTAAAAACCCCCAACGAACTCAAAGGCAGGGTCATGTCCGTCAATTCTATGTTTATCAGTTCTTCCAATGAAATGGGTCAGTTTGAAAGCGGGGTGGCAGGTAAACTCCTGGGGCTCGTACCTTCGGTAGTGTTTGGAGGAAGTATGACTTTGATCGTGGTGATCATGACCTGGTGGAAGGCTCCTAAGTTGAAGAAACTGGAGTATTGA
- a CDS encoding galactose mutarotase gives MVRSITRLIVILGMAVSFIHCKSKESSNMTASTEPSQLKKIIVSPFGTIGTDSISLFTLKNNQGMEVGITNYGATLTSIITPDKNGVAGDVLLGFNSLNGILQKGNPFFGNIVGRFANRIAGAKFILNGKTYPLAANNGKNTLHGGLKGFDKVIWSVKNMTDSSITLTYFSKDGEEGFPGNLTASIEYSLSADNALKLDYMATTDAPTVINLTNHSYFNLSAGVDSNVLKQELSIKADLYTPVNDELIPLGKNMPVAGGPMDFMAAKAIGRDIDQVKGGYDHNYVLNAGEGVAAEAYDPTSGRVMKMYTTQPGVQFYTGNFLNGGHADTKGGRRYGKHAGFCLETQHFPDSPNQPQFPTTTLNPGETYHQTTVYAFGVR, from the coding sequence ATGGTTAGGAGCATTACTAGATTAATTGTCATACTAGGTATGGCGGTTTCATTCATTCATTGTAAATCAAAGGAATCATCTAACATGACTGCTTCAACTGAACCATCGCAGCTTAAAAAAATAATCGTTTCGCCTTTTGGCACCATTGGCACGGATAGTATAAGCCTATTTACTTTAAAGAACAATCAAGGGATGGAGGTAGGGATCACTAATTATGGTGCAACGCTTACTTCCATCATTACTCCAGACAAAAACGGTGTGGCCGGTGATGTGCTTTTAGGGTTTAATTCGTTGAATGGTATTTTGCAGAAAGGCAATCCATTTTTTGGGAATATTGTCGGCAGATTTGCTAACAGAATTGCCGGTGCCAAGTTTATCCTCAATGGGAAGACTTATCCTTTGGCAGCCAATAATGGCAAAAACACCTTGCATGGCGGGCTCAAAGGGTTTGACAAAGTCATATGGTCTGTTAAAAATATGACTGACAGTTCCATCACGCTGACTTACTTCAGTAAAGATGGCGAAGAAGGTTTCCCTGGGAATTTGACTGCCAGTATCGAATATTCATTATCCGCCGACAACGCTTTAAAGCTGGATTACATGGCTACGACAGATGCTCCGACTGTAATCAATCTCACCAACCACAGTTATTTCAATCTGTCTGCTGGTGTTGACAGCAATGTTCTTAAGCAAGAGCTATCAATCAAGGCCGATCTTTATACGCCTGTCAATGACGAACTGATACCTCTGGGAAAAAATATGCCTGTGGCCGGTGGTCCGATGGACTTTATGGCTGCCAAAGCGATAGGCCGTGATATTGACCAGGTAAAGGGTGGTTATGATCACAATTATGTTTTGAATGCAGGAGAGGGAGTAGCTGCCGAGGCATATGATCCCACTTCCGGCAGGGTCATGAAGATGTACACTACTCAGCCCGGCGTACAATTTTACACCGGAAATTTCCTCAATGGGGGTCATGCAGATACCAAAGGAGGCAGGCGCTATGGTAAACATGCCGGATTTTGCCTGGAGACTCAGCATTTTCCTGACTCACCCAATCAACCGCAATTTCCCACTACGACTTTAAACCCTGGTGAAACCTATCACCAAACTACAGTATATGCTTTTGGGGTCAGGTAA
- a CDS encoding alpha/beta hydrolase yields MLLGSGKTLVFYLWIGLIFSCQTKSIPMTGSILAGDKSTIAYKKSGHGDTTLLFVHGWCINKDYWQYQFDFFDDRYTVVAIDLPGFGQSSKQRISYDFDQYADDVIQCIDQLALNKVILIGHSMSGDIILKADTKPSSKIVGIIGIDNLHSPGGEQDSTSKANAVAYFDYMLAQYDSAVINGAKPYLFQPTTPDSIISRVMQDILATPAALSVNVLRALDDIGQQEKSLMRQLHHRLVLVNSDVSPVALDSLNAYCAKGVKLFTVHATGHYPMIEKPGEFNRALQQAIWNQ; encoded by the coding sequence ATGCTTTTGGGGTCAGGTAAAACCCTCGTCTTCTATTTGTGGATAGGGTTGATATTTTCCTGCCAAACGAAGTCCATACCGATGACCGGAAGTATACTAGCCGGAGACAAGTCTACAATCGCTTATAAAAAGTCAGGTCATGGAGACACGACGCTTTTATTTGTTCATGGTTGGTGTATCAATAAAGACTACTGGCAGTACCAATTTGATTTTTTTGATGATCGATATACAGTGGTAGCCATCGATCTGCCAGGTTTTGGTCAGTCTTCAAAGCAAAGAATCTCCTATGATTTTGATCAATATGCTGACGATGTCATACAATGCATTGACCAGCTGGCCTTGAATAAAGTCATCCTGATTGGCCACTCTATGTCTGGTGACATCATTCTAAAAGCCGATACCAAGCCTAGCTCAAAAATAGTCGGCATCATTGGTATTGATAATTTACATAGCCCTGGTGGTGAGCAGGACAGTACTTCAAAAGCCAATGCAGTAGCCTACTTCGATTACATGTTGGCTCAATATGATTCTGCTGTGATCAATGGTGCTAAACCCTATCTTTTCCAACCCACTACTCCTGATTCTATCATAAGCAGGGTGATGCAAGATATATTGGCGACTCCTGCCGCTTTATCTGTAAATGTATTACGTGCTTTAGATGATATAGGCCAGCAGGAAAAAAGTCTTATGCGACAGCTTCATCATCGCCTGGTATTGGTCAATAGTGATGTTTCTCCGGTGGCGCTGGATTCGCTCAATGCTTATTGTGCCAAAGGGGTCAAATTGTTCACGGTGCATGCTACCGGCCATTACCCGATGATAGAAAAACCCGGTGAGTTTAATAGGGCACTGCAACAAGCCATTTGGAATCAATAA
- a CDS encoding VOC family protein encodes MPEKVALQFSKLQHIGIPVSNVEKTIQFYQLLGFEVAMDRPFDHDEGAGRCVMMQRGGIVMEFYQLPGTAVARDIITRGDGHIDHLAFDVNNIDQVYDEIKKAGFGPLQPAPVFLDFWDHGVKFFHILGPDGERLEFNEILQN; translated from the coding sequence ATGCCAGAGAAAGTAGCTCTTCAATTTTCAAAACTTCAGCATATAGGGATACCGGTGAGCAATGTTGAAAAAACGATCCAGTTTTATCAATTATTGGGCTTTGAAGTAGCCATGGATCGGCCCTTCGACCACGACGAAGGGGCAGGCAGATGTGTCATGATGCAACGGGGGGGTATAGTAATGGAGTTTTACCAATTGCCCGGTACTGCGGTAGCACGTGACATTATCACCCGGGGCGACGGACATATTGATCACCTCGCATTTGATGTAAACAACATCGATCAGGTATATGATGAAATTAAAAAGGCAGGATTTGGGCCGCTGCAACCTGCTCCGGTATTCTTAGACTTTTGGGATCACGGTGTAAAGTTTTTTCACATTCTCGGACCTGACGGTGAACGATTGGAGTTTAATGAAATACTACAAAATTGA
- a CDS encoding sulfatase-like hydrolase/transferase produces the protein MACTKFDSSIDDIPGTGATSPNIIFILADDMGWDVFGHYPGISGTKAITTTLDSLASTGITFTNCWVNPVCAPTRASLLTGKYAFRTGVGGVQTQPMATLSSSEVIVQKYINAQTPDKYATALIGKWHLSTGTQLSAPENFGIGFYSGIFTGAVQDYYNWTQTSGGIQQNITTYTTTHMVNQSISWIQQQTKPFFLWLAFNAPHTPFHRPPLSLISNQSLSDDPMLINANPYPYYLASIEAMDREIARLIASLTATQRENTVFVFLGDNGTPIRVAQNPYKSNGTKSTLFQGGVNMPLIISGKNITRKNVVETALVQAQDMFPTFAEIAGDINTKYQDGISISPLLSDAGAAKRTFAFTEQFGQSAPDSDGYAIRNTTYKLIHLENGTEYLFNLITDPFENTNLLSSQLTTIDQQNYDQLKVIKAGL, from the coding sequence TTGGCTTGCACAAAATTTGATAGCTCCATCGATGACATTCCTGGCACCGGCGCAACATCTCCCAATATCATTTTTATACTCGCGGATGACATGGGATGGGATGTGTTTGGCCATTACCCGGGGATAAGTGGTACCAAGGCCATCACGACTACTCTGGACTCCCTGGCAAGTACCGGAATTACTTTTACCAACTGCTGGGTCAATCCGGTTTGTGCTCCGACCAGGGCTTCTCTTCTGACCGGTAAGTATGCATTCCGTACAGGGGTAGGTGGAGTACAAACTCAACCTATGGCTACGTTGTCAAGCTCAGAGGTCATCGTTCAAAAGTATATCAATGCTCAAACCCCGGATAAATATGCTACCGCTTTGATAGGAAAATGGCACCTAAGCACCGGGACTCAACTTTCTGCTCCTGAGAATTTTGGCATAGGATTTTATTCGGGAATATTTACAGGAGCCGTACAAGATTATTATAACTGGACTCAGACTAGCGGAGGGATACAACAAAATATAACCACCTATACTACTACTCATATGGTCAACCAGTCGATAAGCTGGATACAACAACAAACTAAACCTTTCTTTCTTTGGCTCGCATTCAACGCACCCCATACTCCATTCCATCGACCTCCGTTAAGTCTGATTTCAAATCAATCCTTGTCTGATGACCCAATGTTGATCAATGCCAACCCCTATCCATATTATCTGGCTTCGATTGAGGCTATGGACAGGGAAATAGCCCGCTTGATTGCATCCCTGACTGCTACTCAAAGGGAGAATACCGTATTTGTATTCCTGGGAGATAATGGTACCCCTATCAGAGTGGCGCAAAATCCGTATAAATCAAACGGAACTAAAAGCACACTTTTTCAGGGAGGAGTCAATATGCCGTTGATCATTAGTGGCAAAAATATCACCAGGAAAAATGTTGTAGAAACTGCCTTAGTTCAAGCACAAGATATGTTTCCGACTTTTGCAGAAATCGCAGGCGACATCAATACAAAATACCAGGACGGTATCAGCATCAGCCCGTTGCTTTCTGATGCCGGCGCCGCAAAAAGGACCTTTGCATTTACGGAACAATTCGGACAGTCCGCACCCGATAGTGATGGCTATGCTATCAGAAATACAACCTATAAATTGATCCATCTGGAGAATGGTACAGAATATTTATTCAACCTCATTACAGATCCTTTTGAAAATACAAATCTACTCTCCAGCCAACTGACTACTATCGATCAACAAAACTATGATCAACTAAAAGTGATCAAAGCCGGACTTTAA